A single region of the Deltaproteobacteria bacterium genome encodes:
- a CDS encoding ABC transporter ATP-binding protein, with product MAQLEIHNLRLSFGGLTALNDISLSVKQGEIFAIIGPNGAGKTCILNCICCFYRPEAGRIIFEGREITNFSSHKIAELGIARTFQNIELFRGMTVLDNIKLGAHVHLRSGFLAGGIYWGKAQREEMQLRKEIEERIIDLLEIQSIRKKIVGTLPYGLQKRVELGRALAMRPKVLLLDEPMAGMNLEETEDMARFILDINEEYNMTIVLIEHDMGVVMDISDRVYVVDFGTKIAEGPPAEIQHNEHVINAYLGGSDAAFSKLGL from the coding sequence ATGGCTCAGCTAGAAATCCATAATCTTCGCTTGAGTTTCGGCGGGTTGACTGCTCTTAATGACATCAGCCTTTCGGTAAAGCAGGGAGAGATTTTTGCAATTATAGGCCCTAATGGCGCGGGAAAAACCTGTATATTGAACTGCATTTGCTGCTTTTATCGTCCTGAAGCAGGCCGCATTATCTTTGAAGGCCGGGAAATTACCAATTTCTCGTCGCACAAGATAGCCGAACTAGGTATCGCCAGGACTTTCCAGAACATAGAACTTTTTCGAGGCATGACGGTGCTGGACAATATCAAACTGGGAGCCCACGTCCACTTGCGCTCAGGGTTTCTGGCCGGAGGCATCTACTGGGGCAAGGCTCAGCGTGAGGAAATGCAGCTGCGCAAAGAAATCGAGGAGCGCATCATCGACCTGTTGGAGATTCAATCTATCCGCAAAAAGATTGTGGGGACGCTGCCATACGGTTTGCAGAAAAGAGTGGAACTGGGGCGAGCGCTTGCCATGCGTCCAAAAGTCCTCCTGCTCGATGAGCCCATGGCCGGGATGAATCTGGAAGAGACTGAAGACATGGCCCGTTTCATCCTTGATATCAACGAGGAATACAATATGACCATCGTGCTCATTGAGCATGATATGGGTGTGGTTATGGATATTTCCGACCGGGTGTACGTGGTAGATTTTGGCACCAAGATAGCCGAGGGCCCTCCTGCGGAGATCCAGCACAATGAGCACGTGATCAACGCCTATCTTGGAGGTTCTGATGCTGCCTTTTCTAAACTTGGTCTGTAA